The DNA window CAAATCATTAGATGATGTAATTAAGCGAAGTGGATTAAGTCATGCCGAGTTGAAGATATTGGCCCGAGCTGGAGCATTTGAATCGCTATACCCAGGTAGGCGAAAGGCATTATGGGAAACATTGGCTAAGCTAAATAAAAAGCGGGAAACTCCCTTGCTTGATCTGCTGCAACCTGTACCTGTTTCACCAGAAATAAAAGAGATGACCAGGTTGCAAGAGATTGTTGCTGATTACAACATGATGGGGCTTTCAACTGGTGAGCATCCAATGTATTTTTATCGTCAATGGGCAACCAATAATGGTATCAAGTCATGCCACCAACTCAAAGAAGAATTGCATGATACGAGAGTTACTGTAGCCGGCTGCGTGATTTGTAGACAGCGACCAGAAACTGCAAAAGGATTTGTTTTTCTTACGCTGGAAGATGAAACAGGAATGGCAAACATAATTGTGAAGCCTCGTGTCTTCGACGAATATCGTCGAACTGTTTTAGGTTCGAGTTATTTATCGATAACTGGCAAATTGCAATCAGAACAAGGTGTGATCAATGTGATCGCAGAACATTTTGAGCAACTGCCTCGATTGCCTGGCGATCCGCATATCCCGGCGCGTAATTTCCATTAGCTAATGCCTATTAGATAGTAATAGCTCAATCAATCTGATTCGGGATTAAGAGACTCGCACTAGCGCGACACAATCCGGAGCGGGATTAAGAGACTCGCACTAACGCGACACAATCCGGAGCGGGATTAAGAGACTCGCACTAGCGCGACACAACCCGGATCGGGTTTAGCAGCTACACTGAATTGCACTAATTCGGTTTTTACCACTCGGCGTGCGCAAACTTCCAGCGGAATTTTGATGTCTCGTCTTTGGGTCCAAAGTGCACTTCTGGATTCATTGGCGGTGAGGATACGATGTACATGGCATCGCCATTGCGGTCAACGCTTCTGACCGTAAATCCATCGCCGTCCGGCTGAAGAATATATACGCTTGCATCCGAGCCGAGTATTGCTGTTGCGTCGGAAATCGGGTGTGGGTTGAGATAAAGTTGCGTCGATTCGCCAGCAAGCTTGATGTTGTATTTATTAGTCGGCTTGTGGGTAACGGGATCTTCTTTACGTGTAATTTGCCACTTTTGCGTCCCGCCTTTGTTGAACTCATAAGTGAGAACATTTTGACCTGCGGAGCCCCCTGCCGGTTGCATTGCTTGATCATTCAATGCGTTGATAATGAAGTATGTGCCGCTGTAGGGCAATGGATCGCTGGGATCCGCGTCAGCCATGGCCGGCGCACTTGCTATCAGTTGCATTGTGACAACTGCTGAGATAAATCCCCAAGGTTTCATGGTAGTCCTCCAACATGATCTGACCCAATTATAGGCATATTAAGCCTACGACAGAGCCGAGAAAAATAGGAGCAGAGCGTTGTCAATTGAACTGTCACGAAAACCACCAACAGTCAGGACATGGCCAGACCTGCATATTGTGGGAATATCACACATGGGCTGGCCAGTTACTTATTAAGGTAGCAGCCATTCTTCCGTGGTATGAATTGAATTATCGCCGCCTTTGACCGACGGCGGTGGAAGTCAGGAAGCAAGATGGACGCGAAGAAAATCCCCACGGTGGAAACAGTAGAGTTCTGGGAAGGACTTTATCAGCGTGCCATTACTCCATGGGAGTTGGGAACCTTCAGTCCTCCACTCAAAACCTTTTTGGACTCACCTTATCGAGTACCGTTGGGCAGAGTTGCGGTTTTAGGAGCTGGTACCGGTCATGATGCACTGTTGTTTGCGTACTATGGATATCAGGTAGTTGCATTCGACTTCGCACCATCTGCGGTTGCATCGACAAGAGCAAAATTCGCACAGTATGGATATCTAGGAAAGACAGCAGAAGTAGTTCAACATGATATCTTCGACTTGCATAATTATCGAGGATATTTTGATTACGTACTTGAGCATACATGCTTTTGCGCAATACATCCGGCACGACGAAAAACTTATGAGCTTGTCGTCCGCGATCTGCTGAAACCGGAAGGTAAGCTAATCGCGCTCTGGTGGCTCCTCGAGAGACAGGGGTCAGGACCACCATTTTCTGTCTCGAAGGATGAACTCTTCGAGCTTTTTTCTCCGCACTTCCGATTCGACCTGGTGCATGAGCCTACTGATTCAGTGCCTGACCGCAAGGGGCAGGAGCTGTTTACTCTGCTGTCGAAATACTGATCACATTTTGTTTAAGCTACTGTCGAAATATTGATCACATTCAGATTTTTTGCATTGATGAAGATTTCTGCGAGTACACCTGCGGCAATTTCGCATTCCTCTGCGGAATTGAGTACTGATGCTGAGATGCGCGCCGAACCTAGTCCCTCATCGTGAGTGTAACCCATTTGCTTGAGCACATAAGAGGGATGTCTGCCCGAGCATGCTGATACGCTTGAAATTGAGATGCCACGCTCATCCGCGGCTTCAACGATCTGTTCGCCGATCGCTCCGCGCACGACCACACTTACGTGTCCTGGAATTCGCTTACGCGGATCGAGGGGACCGGTCAAATTAACGTTGGGAAGTGCCGCAAATTTGTCTGTGAGTATTTTCTGCAACTTGCGCAAATGTGCTTGATTCTGATCCATGTGCACGTTTGCTAGTTCTGCAGCTTCGCCTAAAGCAACTATTTCGGAGACACCTTCGGTCCCAGGGAAGAGACCGCCTTCTTGTCCGCCACCGAATATGATGGGCAGAATTTGAACGCGCTCACGTATAAACAGGACACCAATTCCTTTCGGTGCGTGAAGTTTGTGACCGGTGATGGACAACGTGTCTGCTGGGACGGTGTTTAGATCTATCTTGATTTTTCCTGCTGCCTGCACGGCGTCTGTGTGGAAGAATATGCCGTGCGCCTTGGCGATTTTTGCAAGTTTCTCGATCTGCTGCACTGTGCCCACTTCATTGTTGGCCCACATGATCGATATGATGCTGGTCTCAGGTGTAATGGCTCTTTCGAGATCACGAGGATCGACGAATCCCTCGCTATCTACGTCAAGTATCGTCAATCGCCATCCTTGCGATTCCAAGTATTTGACTGGACCCAGAGCCGAAGAATGCTCGATTCCACTCGTAATAATGTGCCGACCAAGCCCGTTTTGCTCGACAAATCTCGCGCGCCCAAGCAGTGCGACATTGTTACTGTAAGTAGCACTTGGTGTGAAATAAATTTCGTGCGGTTTTGCACCGATAAGATTGGCTACTTTCTGCCTGGCGATTTCAATTGCTGCCTTGCTCTGTCGTCCGATATGGTGAATTGATGATGGATTGCCGAAGCATGATTTTGACGGTACTGCATAAATGGGCGGCCGCACTGGAGTGGTGGCACTGTTGTCCAAGTATATGTTTCTGTTCATCGGGTTCTTCCGTTAGTAAGTTATAGCCGGTTTTTGTAGCGATTTTGAAGCAGTTTTGAAGCAGTTTTTGTAGCGATTTTGTAGATTTGCTTGCCGTATTATCGATTTCGTGCGGTGTAAGGTTTGTTCAAATGGTGGCGCGTCCTTTAATAAGATCCGCGAGCGTGGTGCCATCCAAAATATTCGAGATCGCATCGCGCACACTTCGCATCAGTATTCGCAGGTTGCAGCTGTCCGGCTCGGGACAGCTTGGACAGGGCTCGTAAGCAGTGACTGACGCGCAAGGGATGGGTGCGAGAGGACCATCCATGAGTCGAGCTACATCACCGAGAATAATCTGCTCGGGATCCCGATTGAGCACATATCCTCCATGTGCACCACGTCGACTTCTAAGGATGCCGGCATTTTTGAGTGTGTGCAAAATTTGATTTAGAAATGGCTCGGGAATCTGTGCTTTCTTTGCAATTTCCGGAGTCGTTGAACCTTGTGTCCGGTCGCAAACTGCCAACTCCATAAGTGCTTTCATCGCATATTCGCCTTTTCTAGAAAGTTTCAAATCGCCAATCCTGCGCGGTTATTCGGTTAATCTGACAAAGTTGACTAACTTTATCAACTTTAGCCACGCTTTTATAATCACATGATCGACCTGGTAAATCAACTATTGACTACTTCGTTTGTCAACAATCGCAGCAGAATGATCGATAAGTGAGCAATCGCAGCAGAGTAATCAATATGTGAGCAATCGCAGCGGAGTGATCGATATGCAATCGCAGCACGTGATCAATATGTGAGCAATCGCAGCAGAATGATCGATATGTGAGCAATCGCAGCACGTTGATCAATGTGTCAACAATCGCAGCAGAGTGATCCATACGTGAGCAATCGCAGCACAGTGATCAATTTGTGAGAAATCGCAGCGTAGTGATCAATTTGTGGAGCGAGTTTTGGTGACTGGTTACCCCAGTGACTTCCGAAATCGTTTGACGCTTAAATAGATCAGTAGGAAACCGAACACCATCAGAGGTAGCACCCATTGCCATAGTGCGCCAAGCCCAGCGCCTCGCAAAATTATGCCGCGCTGAATTTGGAGGAAATAGGTAAGTGGAATTAAGAATCCAAGCCAATTCAGAAATGGTGGCATTGATTCTCTCGGAAAGATGAATCCTGATAAAAGTACGGATGGAATCAGAACAAAGGAGGCTAAATGCATTGCTTGTTCTTGACTGGTTGCTGTGCTGGAGATCAAAATCCCAATTGATAAGGAAACGAACACGAAAATTAGTGTGCAGCCTTCGAGTAGAAAGATGTTGCCATTGATTGGCACTTTGAAAATTAAGTACATTGCGGCGAGCATCAAGTTTGTGCCGATAAATCCAATAACGCCGTTCGGGACCAACTTGCCCAGCATCAATCCCAATGGCTTTACAGGGGTTAGCATTAGCTGTTCCAAAGTGCCGCTCACTCGCTCACGAACAATTGAGTTGACTGTCAGAAACAATGTTATTGTTTGCGCCATGAATCCGATCAGTCCAGGCAAAATAAAGTTGGTAGTTTTCGCGTCAGGATTGAATAACATTCTCGATCGAATATCGATCGGTGGTCTGGCCTGTTTTTGGTTGAGCACGGTGCTGAGAATTTGCAGCGATCGACTTTGCCCTACAGCGATTGCTGTCTGAGCCAGCGAGTTGGCAATGGTTGAGTCTGATCCGTCAATAAGCACCTGAATTTGTGCTTGGGCGCCATCCTGCAATTTGTCGGAAAAGTTGGGCGGAATTATAATTGCGGCTCTGGCATTTCCTGCAACAATCTCATCAACCGCAGCTTCGCGAGAGTAAACGTGTTTTGTGATTTTGTAAAAGTCGGTGGCGATTATTTCATCCATGAGAATCGATGACTGTGGTCGCAGATCCTGGTCGAACACCACCGTTGGTACTTTTCTGACTTCAAAGCTAACTCCGAATCCATAAATGGTCATTTGCACAATTGGAATGATCAGAATAATTGCGACAGTGAATTTGTCATTGAGGATCTCGATCCATTCTTTGGTCATGACCGCATGGAAGCCCCAGAACATGGCTCGAATTTTTTCGAGAATTGACATTGCCTGTCCTCTATTTCTCCGCCGATTTCAAGACTTTAGCTTCTTCATGTTCAGTGAGAGTGACGAAAACATCTTCCAGTGATGGCTTGATAGCGCGAATTTCTCCTACTCCAAAATTTTGTTCAGCCAGTTTTTGCCGTAACCAATCTATTTCAATCTCTTTGGAGACAACGATGTGAAGTGCTCTCCCGAAAATGGTTACATCGGAGACATAGTCCTGGCTGCGTAAAAATTGGAATGTTGGCATGATCAAATTGCAACTGACTTCCAGATGCTTCGTGTTTGGATCATTCACCACGGGTAGTGAACCCAATTCATCAACTTTACCGAGCGCTATCAAGTTGCTTTGAAAGATGTAGCCAACCGTGCTGCAACGCTCCGCCTCGTCCATATAATGGGTGGTGACGAAAAAGGTAATTCCCATAGTCGCTAAAGTAAATAGAAGATCCCAGAGGGCTCGGCGTGCCACCGGATCAATTCCTGCCGTCGGTTCGTCCAGAAAAACAATGGGAGGCTCGTGCACTATCGCACAGGCGAGGGCAAGGCGTTGCTTCCAGCCGCCAGATAGACTGGAAGCTTTTTTCGTCTCTTGTCCAAGAAGTCCGGTAATTTGAAGCACGTCTGCTTTTCTGCGGCGAGACTTTTCGCTACCCAATCCGTATAGCTCCGCATAGAAATCAATGTTTTGCTCGACTGTTAGATTCTTGTACAAACTAAATTGTTGCGACATATAGCCAATGCTTCGCCGCACTTGTTCTGCTTCTTTGATTATGTCGAAACCGTTAACAGCAGCCGTTCCCGATGAGGGCTCGAGCAGCCCGCAGAGCATCTTTATTGTCGTCGTTTTGCCCGAGCCGTTCGGTCCCAGAAATCCGAAAATTTCTCCGCGCTCGACCGTGAAAGAAAGATGATTAACTACTGTCTGCTGCCCATACTGTTTGGTCAGACCGTTAAGGACGATCGCTGCGGACATTTTCTTTTCTCGCTACTCGTTCGAACGGTTGCTCAACCGGAGGAATACTGATTTCAGCATTCATACCACCACGCAGAAGATGCTCTTTATTGTCAATTGTGATTTTCAAGCCGAAAACTTGCGCAGATCTCTCCTCGGCTGTTTGTACATTGCGTGGCGTAAATTCTGCGACGCTGGGAATCTGAACGATTTTGCCTTGAAAAACTCTATTTGGAAAAGCGTCTGCTTTTAAATCCACTTCTTGCCCGACGTGAACCCGTCCTAATTCCCGCTCGGGAATATAGACGCGCGTCCAGATCTCATCCAGTTTTGTGAGCGTTGCCACTGACTGCTGCGGGTTGAATACCGCACCCGGGTGCAAGTCCATCACAGAAACTTCGGCGTCGACTGGTGCCACCACTTGTCTTTCTCTCAGTTGTGCTTCCAGTTCGGCTAGCATGCCTTCGCTCTGTTTAAGCTGTGCTCGTGCTTGTGCAATTTCTTCTGTTCTGGTGCCTTGTTCCAACAAACTTAGAGATTCTTTGGCTGAGAGATATTGCTGGCGCGCAGCCTCGATCTCTTCTGGGCGGGGACCTCGGCGCATCATCTCCTCATTTGCTTTAGCTGTCTCCAGGTGCTGGTGGGCACTTCGGATCTCCTCCTCTCGCGGTCCTGCGAGCATTTTCGTATACGCTTGTTTGGCGGCGTTATATGCTTCCAGCGCTGCATCTTCCTTGCTCTTCAGTTCGATGGCATCTCTTGTCGATACCGCACCCTGCTTTGATAGCGCTAAATATCGCTCAGCATCTTGCTTCTGGAAATCTAATTGCACTTTCGCCTGGTCCATTACTGCTTTTGCCTGGCTGATTTCTTCGCTTCTATATCCGCGTTTGAGTAAGTCGAAATTAGCCTGTGCTTCGCCGCGCAAGGCAGCCGCTTTGGAAATGTCTTCGGTTCTATATCCCCTTTTCAGCATCTGCCAGTTTGCAAAGGCTTGACCTGCTATTGCCCTGGCTTTTTCAATCTCGGATTGCCGAGGTCCATTCGTGAGTTCTTGCAGCTGCGCCTGACTTCGTTCGATTGACGCTTGCAACTGCAGACGTTTGGCTTCCAGCTCGGGCGCTTCAAACTCCACCAGCACCTCGCCTTTTTTGACGTCCTGCCCTTCGCTGGCAAGTACTTTAGCAATGCGTCCGCCGATCTTTGAGGAGACAGGAATCTCCTTGGCCTGGATTGTTCCGGTTACTACAATTGGTCTGTGCGATATGTCAAAAAATATGCTGTGAATGAACCAAGCCAGCACGGGCAATGTCACAACGCTAACAACTAGAAGCGGTCGGTTCGATGCCAGTGATTTTGTGATTCCCACGATTTTGATCTCAAGATTGTGCCCGATTATTCTTTCACTGGAATCTGTCCGCTCGGTGAACAAGAACTATGAATCGCAATTATCATGACTATATTGTGCACCTTAATCTGCCAAATTATTAGTGACGTTGAGTTTTGAGCCTTGTTTGTTACCTCAGAACGCTAAATGATTGAACTTTTGGCGTCTTTGGGCATTTGAACTTTTTGGGGCGCTTTGACGTATTACTTGTTGGATGACCGATTTGCTGGTCAGCTTTTCTGGGGAGTCAGTTGATCAGCAACAAATTTGCGTACGTCTCAGCAAGTCGATAGCTACCATTCGCCTGGTCTATTCGCTCTCGCTTTGCTGAGAACCTGTTGAGGCATGAGCCTCAGCAGGGTACGCATTTATGATTCAGGATGTAAATAAAGTGTATTGGCATCGAACAAACCGAAATTTCCGCTCGTCTGTTATATGCAGTGGAGGAGTCAGAAGTTACTATGTCCAGTCAAGTCAGCGGGACGGATAATTCCGTCAGTCCATTCAGCGATGCCGGTCATGATTCGTCTAACCCGTTTCGCGTGTTTAGAAGTCGAGACTACTCGTTGTATTTCGGCGGACAGCTTCTATCTCAAGTTGGAACTTGGATGCAACAAATTGCGCTGAGTTGGCTTACATATAAGTTGACGAATTCTGCTCTCATGCTTGCGACAGTGACTGTTGCCGGGCAACTGCCGTCATTGCTGGTAATGCCATTCGCTGGTGTCTTTTCGGACCGGTTTAATCGCCATCGAATCATCATTTTTACTCAGCTGTCAGCGATGTTGCAGGCGGGAACCCTTGCCTACCTGACCCTTTCGCATCAATTGCAAATCTGGCATCTCATTGCGCTCAGCGTTTTGATGGGGGTCATCAACGCTTTTGATATGCCGGTCCGCTCGGCATTTGTCATGGATATGGTGCAGCGCAAAGAGGATAGACCGGCAGCCATTGCTATGAACTCCAGTTTGATGAATGTGTCGCGTTTGCTCGGTCCAGCTATTGCTGGTTTCGTAGTGGCAGCTCTTGGCGAAGGGATGTGTTTTGCAATCAATGCCGCAAGTTATGTCGCAGTAATCTCGGCACTTCTTTTCATTCATGGGAATTTCGAACCAAAACAGCGAAGCGGGCTTGGAGTCGTTGCCGAGTTAAAAGATGGATTCATTTATGCAGCCCGCACGGCACCGATTCGGGCACCTATACTTCTTCTTGCTTTATTCGGCTTTGGTGGCATGGCTTACTCGACTTTGCTTCCTGTTTTCGTCAAAAATATAGGAGGCGATGCCAACACGCTCGGATATTTAAGCTCGGCATCCGCGATTGGTTCGATTGTTGGAACAGCCATTCTCGCCACCAGAAAGAATGTTGTTGGGCTGGGTAAGCTGGCTCTGATAAGTTCATACATTTATGGCGCCGCGCTTTTCGCATTCGCTTTTGCAAATAGTCTGCTACTCGCCTTGCCGGTGTTGGCAGTGCTCGGTGCCACCATGATGCTCCAGATGGGATGCTGCAATACAATACTTCAATCAATCGTAGACGACGACAGGCGCGGACGAGTCATGAGTTTGTTCACGATGGCCTATATGGGCACTATTCCTCTTGGAAGTTTGGCAGCGGGAGTAATCGCTACTCACTTTGGATTCCATTCAATGTTGTTCGCTTGTTCTGCATATTGCTTGCTTGTGGCAATCGTTTTTACTAAACAGATGCCGCGTTTGAGGCGGGAATCTCGACCGATTTATGTGGCGCGAGGTCTGCTGAAAGAGGAAGAACAGAAGCTAGGTCAGGGCATTCTGCAAACCGAAGAAGACATCGAACTGGCCACGAAACCGGCGGCTTAAGCGGTGAAAACAGAATCATTTGGTCAGGAAAGGCGACTCGTTATAGGCTTCTTGCTCAATTTTTCGGATCTCACTTCTGTCTTGTTTCGCAAGTTTAGCTTCTTTCAGTGCGTCAAAGCAATTTGCTCGTTCTGTTAAAGCCTGCATCAGTCTTTTCAATGCAGGAAAAATTGCCCGACTTTCCTTATCGATGCTGTCAATGTACTTCTTCTGTTCGGCAATCAACGAATTTAGATCACTCAGAGCCTCTCTCGGTTTGTTCCAGGCGATAAGAGTCTGAGCACGGCGAAGCCTGCCAGCAAAATTCTCTCCTGAGTTGATGATATCGTTTGATATCTTCAGCGCGGTTTCATAGTCGCCGCTCAGTCTTGCGCAGTCACACATTTCCGTGAGCTGTGTTCTAGAACCAAGGCTGCGAGCCAGTTTGAACGCCTTGATAGCCTCTGAGTACTGATGTTGTTTTTGGTAGAATTTGCCTAACTGGGAGGCTGCCTCACAGGCAATACTTCGTTGTTTTGATTTGATCAAAATTTGCAAATCTGAGATGTATTCTTCAAATCGATGTTCGTTTCTTAATTCGTCAGCGCGTTCAGCCCGCACCGTATCGTTTTCGGGATGGGATTTCAGGTAGGCAGAATAGTCTTTGATTGCCTCCTCATCCTCGAACATTTTTCTATTCTGTCTCGCTCGAGCCAGAATCGCTTCGTCTTCTGTTTTTGAATTGCTGAATTTGCTAGTTTGGGCTGATGACGCTTGTCTATCACTTTTGCTTGCAGCTGGTACTGGAGAGGCGATTACCTGATGGATAGTTCCACAAGTCAAAGTGACCACGGCTGTCGAAAATCGGGCGCGTTGGACGGTCGAAATTTTCAAAAACCAACTAAACACGTACGAGTTTGCTCTTTCATCTGCCAGTAGATGCTTATATTCCCGTTCCCTGGAGCCAGCCGACAAATTTGTCTGACTCCTCCCGGGTCCTCATAGTTATTATCCTGCTCTGCTTTTGTTCTGGCTTGTTCTACTCTTGCTCTGCTCTTGTTCTGGTTTGTTCTGCTTTTGTCCCATTAATTTAAAGTCGGACTGCCCGATGAGACAGTCCGACCCGTTTAATATCTAACAGCACCTAGAAGGATTTGATGAAGTCATCCAGTTGCTTTTCAGCCTCTTCCTTCGAATGTCCATAGTGCGACTGAAGTTTTCCAAGTAGTTCGTCTTTTTTGCCGCCGATTTGTGTCATCTCGTCATCGGTCAGTTTGCCCCACTTAGACTTGATTTTTCCGGAGACTTGTTTCCAATCGCCTTTTACTTCGTCCCAATTCATGTATCTCTCCTTATCGGTGAAACCTGTTCAACTCTGGTTTTAAGGCAGTCAGGGACTGGCGAAAGTTCCGGAAGATTAATTCTATAGAAATCCGAAAAATGCCGCTCGCTCTCAAATAATTGACACAACTTCGTCACATCTTTTTCCTATTGTGAATGCATCGAGTCCCGCCAAACCCCTGCGGAGATGTTTACTATGTTCCTTAACCACCCCTTCACCGAATCAGATTCGGGAGCTGTGCTCGTCAGTGTTGACGATAAGCGCACTTTTGAACTGAGTTCGAGTGATACGTTCATTGGCAGGTCGAAAGAAAACGACATCTCCCTTATCGGAGATTTGAGCTTGTCTCGGCGGCATGCGGCTGTCACCTGCGTAGACGGCGTTTACTACTTGAGAGATCTACGCAGTTCCAATGGCACCTTGCTGAATGGAAAGGCTGTGGATGGAATTGTTGCCCTGAAACCCGATGACGAAATCTTTTTAGGGCGTTCAAGATTCCTTTTTTGCCCCAGCGTGCAGAGACTGGAGTCAATTCGCTCATACGTAAGCGAGGCTGAAACGACTGTTCTACGCAACACCAGCCCGGCATTCAACACCAGACTTCAGAACATGATGCTTGCTTTCAGACGCTTGCGTCCCGCTCAACCGGCGCCTGCTAATCCAGAGACGACAAAGTTGAAGCCCTCCATGCAAGCAATGAGAGCCAGCCATAATAGTGAGTTGCTCCGGGGCATTCACCAGTAGCTATTTGCTGTAGCGGAGCGGGCAGCGGATCGAAGCTTGACTCCTCGTGGTGTTTAAGTTCCACCAGGGTTGTCTGGTCACGGCGTGGAATGACTGAATTCCTGTACCATATATAGCTTTCCGCTGGGCGCTCTGACGATACCAACTCCAACACAGGCGTGGTTTGGATCCAGGATGTTGCTACGGTGATTCTGTTCATTTTTCGGTTCACTCATCATTGACGCTTCCGAGTCATGAATTTGTCTGTGGCCCGAGTCGAAACCGCTCTGGTAGGCGATGTTTTCGAACACACCACCTCTTATGCCAGCGTTGATTGCACGTCCTTGAGGGTCAATGCCGTCAGGGTTGACGTGCGCGAAGAAATTTCGCGCCGCCATGTCTTGAGCGTGAGCACGAGCCAGTGCCGTCAGCGCTGCATTCGCCGGAATAGATGGACTGCCGTTTGATGTTCGGTCATGGTTGATTAGCTCAATCATGTACGACTCGTAAGCAGGCATAGACTCGGCTTGTTTTGAAGTTCCGCCGCCCGAGCCGCCTGAGTTATTGCCGGAGCTTGAGCCAAAAGACCCCGATGAAGCAACACTTGTAGCGGAGTGGACGCCCGAAAATTTTGGCAGGTTGAACTGCGCGTTGTACAGTTGCAATCCGCTTTCTGTAGGATGCACGAATACGACTCGAGCCAGACCGCCGTCGCCGGATTCTAAAATACGATCGGCATCAGAGCCTGTTTGGACAACCCGGCTGTTGACCGACAGGAGTACATCTCCTGGTTGCATACCCATACTGGCTGCCAGACCGCTGTTTACAGATCGAAGCAGCAGTCCGCGATTCGATCCGGCAGCAGAAGCTACGTACGCTGCTACACCCGAGGCACCAAGACACGTTGAGAACTCTTCGCGTTTTGACAATTCAAAGATCTGCTTTGGAGGTCCTTGATGAACAGGCGCCGTTTTCTTGGCTGCCAGCAAAACACCGTTCACATCGATTGGGCTACGGTTCTGTGCAAAGCAGTCCGAAGAGGTGATCAGTACGGAGTCACCCACCAGCGCAACCAGTGCACCTATATATAGTATTCTCCTGCCGCAATTACTTCGCGTCATTTTCACTATCTTCTTCGATCCATGCAACATCGATGGGTTCATCAATCGGGTGCTTTCTATTTCCAATTATTCGCACCAGAATCGGCGTTATCACCGCAGCGTAAGCAACTGATGCTGCGAGTAATCCAAGACTTATCGTCAATCCTCGGATTACTCTGCGAGCTGTGTTGGGCCGACCGATGGCTTGATAGAGGATGGGCGACATGTCTAGCTCCTTGCTGTTTTGCCGAGGGCACGATTTGCTGCCAGTCGTGCCGCTGCAATTGCGCTCTCAGCGCATGGTATACCTTGAGTGCTGCTATGCGCAAGTGTGTAGCCACTGTTGGCAGTGCGATTGAATTTTGAGATGCGGGCGTAAAATCCGGGCTTTGTCACCGCCAGGGCGTGTCCCCAGCGGC is part of the Candidatus Melainabacteria bacterium genome and encodes:
- a CDS encoding HlyD family efflux transporter periplasmic adaptor subunit, which encodes MFTERTDSSERIIGHNLEIKIVGITKSLASNRPLLVVSVVTLPVLAWFIHSIFFDISHRPIVVTGTIQAKEIPVSSKIGGRIAKVLASEGQDVKKGEVLVEFEAPELEAKRLQLQASIERSQAQLQELTNGPRQSEIEKARAIAGQAFANWQMLKRGYRTEDISKAAALRGEAQANFDLLKRGYRSEEISQAKAVMDQAKVQLDFQKQDAERYLALSKQGAVSTRDAIELKSKEDAALEAYNAAKQAYTKMLAGPREEEIRSAHQHLETAKANEEMMRRGPRPEEIEAARQQYLSAKESLSLLEQGTRTEEIAQARAQLKQSEGMLAELEAQLRERQVVAPVDAEVSVMDLHPGAVFNPQQSVATLTKLDEIWTRVYIPERELGRVHVGQEVDLKADAFPNRVFQGKIVQIPSVAEFTPRNVQTAEERSAQVFGLKITIDNKEHLLRGGMNAEISIPPVEQPFERVARKENVRSDRP
- a CDS encoding ABC transporter ATP-binding protein, whose protein sequence is MSAAIVLNGLTKQYGQQTVVNHLSFTVERGEIFGFLGPNGSGKTTTIKMLCGLLEPSSGTAAVNGFDIIKEAEQVRRSIGYMSQQFSLYKNLTVEQNIDFYAELYGLGSEKSRRRKADVLQITGLLGQETKKASSLSGGWKQRLALACAIVHEPPIVFLDEPTAGIDPVARRALWDLLFTLATMGITFFVTTHYMDEAERCSTVGYIFQSNLIALGKVDELGSLPVVNDPNTKHLEVSCNLIMPTFQFLRSQDYVSDVTIFGRALHIVVSKEIEIDWLRQKLAEQNFGVGEIRAIKPSLEDVFVTLTEHEEAKVLKSAEK
- a CDS encoding MFS transporter; translation: MSSQVSGTDNSVSPFSDAGHDSSNPFRVFRSRDYSLYFGGQLLSQVGTWMQQIALSWLTYKLTNSALMLATVTVAGQLPSLLVMPFAGVFSDRFNRHRIIIFTQLSAMLQAGTLAYLTLSHQLQIWHLIALSVLMGVINAFDMPVRSAFVMDMVQRKEDRPAAIAMNSSLMNVSRLLGPAIAGFVVAALGEGMCFAINAASYVAVISALLFIHGNFEPKQRSGLGVVAELKDGFIYAARTAPIRAPILLLALFGFGGMAYSTLLPVFVKNIGGDANTLGYLSSASAIGSIVGTAILATRKNVVGLGKLALISSYIYGAALFAFAFANSLLLALPVLAVLGATMMLQMGCCNTILQSIVDDDRRGRVMSLFTMAYMGTIPLGSLAAGVIATHFGFHSMLFACSAYCLLVAIVFTKQMPRLRRESRPIYVARGLLKEEEQKLGQGILQTEEDIELATKPAA
- a CDS encoding methyltransferase domain-containing protein; translated protein: MDAKKIPTVETVEFWEGLYQRAITPWELGTFSPPLKTFLDSPYRVPLGRVAVLGAGTGHDALLFAYYGYQVVAFDFAPSAVASTRAKFAQYGYLGKTAEVVQHDIFDLHNYRGYFDYVLEHTCFCAIHPARRKTYELVVRDLLKPEGKLIALWWLLERQGSGPPFSVSKDELFELFSPHFRFDLVHEPTDSVPDRKGQELFTLLSKY
- a CDS encoding cysteine desulfurase: MNRNIYLDNSATTPVRPPIYAVPSKSCFGNPSSIHHIGRQSKAAIEIARQKVANLIGAKPHEIYFTPSATYSNNVALLGRARFVEQNGLGRHIITSGIEHSSALGPVKYLESQGWRLTILDVDSEGFVDPRDLERAITPETSIISIMWANNEVGTVQQIEKLAKIAKAHGIFFHTDAVQAAGKIKIDLNTVPADTLSITGHKLHAPKGIGVLFIRERVQILPIIFGGGQEGGLFPGTEGVSEIVALGEAAELANVHMDQNQAHLRKLQKILTDKFAALPNVNLTGPLDPRKRIPGHVSVVVRGAIGEQIVEAADERGISISSVSACSGRHPSYVLKQMGYTHDEGLGSARISASVLNSAEECEIAAGVLAEIFINAKNLNVINISTVA
- a CDS encoding Rrf2 family transcriptional regulator is translated as MKALMELAVCDRTQGSTTPEIAKKAQIPEPFLNQILHTLKNAGILRSRRGAHGGYVLNRDPEQIILGDVARLMDGPLAPIPCASVTAYEPCPSCPEPDSCNLRILMRSVRDAISNILDGTTLADLIKGRATI
- a CDS encoding ABC transporter permease, which gives rise to MSILEKIRAMFWGFHAVMTKEWIEILNDKFTVAIILIIPIVQMTIYGFGVSFEVRKVPTVVFDQDLRPQSSILMDEIIATDFYKITKHVYSREAAVDEIVAGNARAAIIIPPNFSDKLQDGAQAQIQVLIDGSDSTIANSLAQTAIAVGQSRSLQILSTVLNQKQARPPIDIRSRMLFNPDAKTTNFILPGLIGFMAQTITLFLTVNSIVRERVSGTLEQLMLTPVKPLGLMLGKLVPNGVIGFIGTNLMLAAMYLIFKVPINGNIFLLEGCTLIFVFVSLSIGILISSTATSQEQAMHLASFVLIPSVLLSGFIFPRESMPPFLNWLGFLIPLTYFLQIQRGIILRGAGLGALWQWVLPLMVFGFLLIYLSVKRFRKSLG